From the genome of Triticum aestivum cultivar Chinese Spring chromosome 3B, IWGSC CS RefSeq v2.1, whole genome shotgun sequence, one region includes:
- the LOC123070072 gene encoding protein GAMETE EXPRESSED 3 yields MAMRLLPRLCLLLCSLVGAARSSSSSLALQRLNASAAENPHIPAGVGRALSAPLIGHGGRLVACSGKHLLAFEPNGSFAWIIPLGYKCKQDISLVAERDKIYLVAEDKVIKVTPQNLHTSAPTSQVFFSHGSPPGRSEEIIGLSTSSSYASLFITIRNRGLFSFSLRDGKLQWSAGPVVDRFGYRLGCKGNSISGCYFNSSPIVDQCEGTLYISNTQGQLYSMYIHSHQYRWVQDLSSIDKVVTIALGNNGRLYIVLPRKSTVMGLDVLSGNISWQLSVGPLSNDKILPAVDSNGWISIGSLDGILYSVSPDGDIRKFLQRMTPNSVIHSTPVLDCSGFSVYISQTIMEAKSSQTIGDYTYVSAMKPSSILFTLLAPATGTVYWTEKYPGELSNLLSSSDLDYFTLDETILLTALSSARIGNTVQCYTRRQKIAWTCRKAKPKFVHGDPGDHNHVLLLFFFQLIVIVVQAVIVRFCCIFWRKKKLQNNGLQKFLKKRRSLHSKRRVLGKIISELEQKAVEDASSNETLEQLGEMVKAKDGVERKLYTSYSLGRDVLGLRQGSSILPLYNGKHKSHSFHGAHRESITVFNTLSESSTSEDRTSSSYSRGSGSCSSGSSFEEMELERRSKSAEEAGPSEDIAKEAQDKLPVEVASSYQAFMKPLYVQGESSSKSPLQREEFPMETMRQDLAPTKRMWLKRRRSLSSTN; encoded by the exons ATGGCGATGAGGTTGTTGCCGCGCCTATGCCTGCTCCTGTGTTCTCTCGTCGGCGCCGCgcgctcgtcgtcgtcgtcgctggcgcTTCAGAGGCTCAATGCAAGCGCCGCTGAAAACC CCCATATACCGGCGGGTGTTGGCCGTGCCCTCTCGGCCCCTCTCATCGGCCACGGCGGCCGCCTCGTCGCTTGCTCCGGGAAGCACCTACTCGCTTTCGAGCCAAACGGATCCTTCGCGTGGATCATTCCCCTTGGATACAAGTGCAAACAAGATATCAGTTTGGTTGCCGAGAGGGACAAG ATATACTTGGTGGCAGAAGATAAGGTCATAAAAGTAACTCCACAAAACTTACACACCAGTGCCCCAACATCACAAGTGTTTTTCAGTCACGGTTCACCACCAGGGAGGTCTGAGGAGATCATTGGCCTATCCACCAGCAGCAGCTATGCATCTCTTTTCATCACCATTAGGAACCGTGGCCTTTTCTCTTTCTCATTGCGTGACGGGAAGCTACAGTGGAGTGCCGGGCCTGTGGTCGATCGCTTCGGTTACCGTCTAGGCTGCAAGGGCAACAGCATCTCAGGCTGCTATTTCAATTCATCTCCAATTGTTGATCAATGCGAGGGTACTCTTTAT ATATCAAATACCCAAGGCCAGCTCTATTCTATGTACATTCATAGCCATCAGTATAGATGGGTCCAAGACTTGAGCTCAATCGACAAAGTCGTGACAATTGCACTGGGAAATAATGGCCGCCTATACATTGTCCTTCCCAGAAAGTCAACTGTGATGGGGCTTGATGTACTGTCAGGAAACATTTCATGGCAGCTGAGTGTTGGTCCACTTAGTAATGACAAAATCTTGCCAGCTGTGGATTCCAATG GTTGGATATCAATTGGCTCGTTAGATGGGATCTTGTATTCAGTTTCTCCTGATGGTGATATCAGAAAGTTTCTTCAAAGAATGACACCTAACTCAGTGATCCATTCAACTCCAGTCCTGGACTGCTCAGGGTTTTCGGTCTACATCAGCCAGACCATAATGGAGGCAAAATCAAGTCAAACTATCGGTGATTACACCTATGTATCGGCGATGAAGCCATCAAGCATCTTGTTTACTTTGTTGGCTCCAGCAACTGGAACGGTCTACTGGACCGAAAAGTATCCTG GAGAATTATCGAATTTGTTGTCCAGTAGTGACCTGGACTACTTTACACTAGATGAGACCATTCTTCTCACTGCTCTATCTTCTGCAA GAATCGGCAACACCGTGCAATGCTACACGAGAA GGCAAAAGATTGCTTGGACTTGTAGAAAAGCAAAACCAAAGTTTGTTCATGGTGATCCAG GTGACCACAACCATGTCCTTCTGTTGTTCTTTTTCCAACTCATTGTCATTGTGGTACAAGCGGTAATTGTGCGGTTTTGCTGCATCTTCTGGAGGAAGAAAAAACTTCAAAACAATGGCTTGCAAAAGTTCCTGAAAAAGAGG CGTTCTCTTCACAGCAAGAGGAGAGTCTTAGGCAAGATTATCTCCGAGTTAGAGCAGAAGGCGGTTGAAGACGCCTCTTCAAACGAAACTTTAGAGCAATTGGGTGAAATGGTGAAAGCCAAGGATGGTGTTGAGAGGAAGCTGTACACATCATACAGTCTTGGCAGGGATGTCCTGGGCTTGAGACAAGGCTCTTCCATATTGCCTCTTTACAATGGAAAGCACAAGAGTCACTCATTTCATGGCGCACATAGAGAAAGCATTACGGTCTTTAATACGCTCAGCGAGAGCTCTACTTCGGAGGATAGAACAAGCAGTAGCTACTCCAGAGGCAGTGGGAGCTGCAGCAGTGGTAGTAGCTTTGAAGAAATGGAACTGGAGAGAAGATCCAAGTCAGCAGAAGAGGCTGGACCTTCAGAGGATATTGCCAAGGAAGCTCAAGACAAATTGCCAGTAGAAGTTGCATCATCTTATCAAGCATTTATGAAACCGTTGTATGTGCAAGGAGAAAGCAGTAGCAAATCACCGTTGCAGAGGGAAGAATTTCCGATGGAGACCATGCGGCAGGATCTTGCACCAACCAAGAGAATGTGGCTGAAGAGGAGGCGAAGTCTGTCCTCAACAAACTGA
- the LOC123070071 gene encoding kinesin-like protein KIN-8A, which translates to MPVSTRSQASAIKGGDPGARQWSSSAARVPISAPGRDAAGRRASLLPNTHHGLKEKMRALNLFYEQHKQMLASSQGGAAMRRSRTIPHANVGEDRDENAQEEEEEEGEGAKRHHDAFAPLREAAVLRENMGPPEARAPSKNDKVVVFSRPPEPKEKENVALAANVMSCPVKKAAPALPALQARKLSLGGGIGGKIKAIGEMGAANADATGSRIMVFVRLRPMSRKEKEAGSKTCVKIVNKKDVYLTELASENDYLRLKRVRGRHFCFDASFPDSTAQAEVYSTSTADLVEGVLQGRNGTVFCYGATGAGKTYTMLGTMDNPGVMVLAIKDLFLKVRQRSYDGNHSIQLSYLEVYNETVRDLLSPGRPLLLREDKQQGTVAAGLTQYRAYSTDEVMKLLQQGNQNRTTEPTRVNETSSRSHAILQVVVEYRYMDGTSVVTRVGKLSLIDLAGSERAIATDQRSQRSLEGANINRSLLALSSCINALVEGKRHVPYRNSKLTQLLKDSLGGSCNTVMIANISPSNLSFGETQNTLHWADRAKEIKTKPLTAGNEEVFKAPDSDTDQAKLVLELQKENSELRQQVVKQQQKLLTVQAQSLAPNGSPQQCAPPSPHITTTPCSTQRKVKRSILDRSCFSTPNSKRPADNTMVRDLQRKVKTLVSEMEKMKKEHFLQLKQRDEFIRGLINRKNSNDPEPATAERRVITRASLRKAEKDAGELKSPSHRFTSPMPTAKKRTFWDFGGESPSVLAGNGRKTRSHVAAETPTRAPSMLLQPGFTRQRA; encoded by the exons ATGCCGGTCTCCACGCGCTCGCAGGCCAGCGCCATCAAGGGCGGCGACCCGGGCGCGCGCCagtggagctcgtcggcggcgcggGTGCCAATATCGGCCCCGGGCCGCGACGCCGCGGGGCGCCGGGCGTCGCTCCTCCCCAACACGCACCACGGGCTCAAGGAGAAGATGCGCGCGCTCAACCTCTTCTACGAGCAGCACAAGCAGATGCTCGCCTCCTCCCAGGGCGGCGCCGCCATGCGCCGCAGCCGCACCATCCCGCACGCCAACGTCGGGGAGGACAGGGACGAGAAcgctcaggaggaggaggaggaggagggggagggggccaagCGTCACCACGACGCCTTTGCTCCGCTCCGCGAGGCGGCGGTCCTCAGGGAGAACATGGGGCCTCCGGAGGCGAGGGCCCCTTCCAAGAACGACAAGGTCGTCGTCTTCTCGCGGCCGCCGGagcccaaggagaaggagaacGTGGCCCTCGCCGCCAACGTCATGTCCTGCCCCGTCAAGAAGGCGGCGCCGGCTCTCCCCGCACTGCAGGCCAGGAAGCTCTCACTCGGAGGAGGCATCGGCGGCAAGATCAAGGCTATAGGGGAGATGGGGGCTGCCAATGCCGACGCAACAGGGAGCAGGATCATGGTGTTCGTCAGGCTGCGGCCGATGTCCAGGAAGGAGAAGGAGGCCGGGTCCAAGACCTGCGTCAAGATCGTCAACAAGAAGGACGTGTACCTCACGGAGTTGGCCTCAGAGAACGACTACCTCCGCCTGAAGCGCGTGCGAGGTCGCCATTTCTGCTTCGACGCTTCCTTCCCCGACTCCACGGCGCAGGCCGAAGTCTATAGCACCTC AACAGCAGATCTTGTGGAAGGTGTTTTGCAAGGGAGGAATGGGACCGTGTTTTGCTATGGAGCAACAGGGGCTGGGAAGACCTACACAATGCTCGGGACCATGGATAACCCTGGCGTAATGGTGCTCGCAATCAAGGATTTGTTCTTGAAGGTGAGGCAGAGGAGCTATGATGGCAACCACTCGATTCAGCTGTCGTACCTCGAGGTCTACAATGAGACAGTGAGGGATTTGCTATCTCCTGGTAGACCCCTCCTTCTGAGAGAAGACAAGCAGCAG GGAACTGTTGCTGCTGGTCTTACACAATATAGAGCATACTCTACAGATGAA GTTATGAAATTACTTCAGCAAGGCAACCAGAATAGAACAACTGAACCAACTCGAGTTAATGAGACCTCATCGCGCTCCCATGCAATACTACAG GTTGTCGTGGAATATAGATACATGGATGGAACTAGTGTTGTAACACGAGTTGGAAAGCTTTCACTCATTGATCTTGCTGGATCAGAGAGGGCTATAGCAACTGACCAACGCTCACAGAGGTCGCTGGAAGGAGCGAACATAAACCGGTCTCTCCTCGCACTCAGCAGTTGCATCAATGCTCTTGTGGAGGGGAAGAGGCATGTGCCATATCGCAATTCCAAGCTGACCCAGCTCCTCAAGGATTCACTTGGGGGATCCTGCAACACTGTCATGATTGCAAACATAAGCCCTTCGAATCTTTCCTTTGGTGAGACACAGAACACTCTTCATTGGGCTGATCGTGCCAAGGAGATAAAAACAAAG CCATTGACCGCTGGGAATGAGGAAGTTTTCAAGGCACCAGATTCTGATACTGATCAGGCCAAGCTAGTACTGGAGCTTCAGAAGGAGAACAGTGAGCTGAGGCAGCAGGTGGTGAAGCAGCAACAGAAGCTGCTGACTGTTCAGGCTCAGTCACTTGCTCCCAACGGCTCCCCACAACAATGTGCTCCCCCCTCACCTCACATTACCACCACGCCATGCTCAACACAAAGAAAGGTGAAGCGGTCTATTTTAGACAGGAGCTGTTTCAGCACACCAAATTCTAAGAGGCCAGCAGACAATACAATGGTCCGGGACCTGCAGAGGAAAGTGAAGACCCTGGTGTCCgagatggagaagatgaagaaggaACACTTTCTACAGCTCAAGCAGAGGGACGAGTTCATCCGTGGTTTGATCAACAGGAAGAACTCAAATGACCCTGAACCAGCAACAGCTGAGAGAAGAGTGATCACAAGGGCAAGCCTACGTAAGGCCGAGAAAGATGCAGGTGAGCTGAAGAGCCCAAGCCACCGGTTCACGTCACCTATGCCTACGGCTAAGAAGCGTACCTTCTGGGACTTTGGAGGAGAAAGCCCTTCAGTTCTTGCTGGAAATGGGCGGAAGACTCGGAGCCATGTAGCTGCTGAAACTCCAACCAGGGCCCCTTCAATGCTACTTCAG CCGGGATTCACACGCCAAAGAGCCTAG